The Micromonospora krabiensis genome window below encodes:
- a CDS encoding OFA family MFS transporter has product MLSALDRRHTVAPPGYSRWLIPPAALAIHLCIGQVYATSVYKNSLIAHFDTSQTAIGVIFSIAIVMLGLSAAVAGTWVEANGPRKAMFVSASFWAAGFLVGALGIATRQLWLLYLGYGLLGGIGLGIGYISPVSTLIKWFPDRPGLATGLAIMGFGGGAMVASPLSRQLLSFYDSGYDPANAGSTASGGALVWLFVTLGIGYFLIMMFGVFNVRVPAPDWRPAGFDPARVAAKPLVTTANVSAANAVRTRSFWLLWVVLFCNVTAGIGILEQASPMIQDFFRDNGASAVSVAAAGGFVGLLSLFNMAGRFVWSSTSDVIGRKPIYLLYLGVGMVLYALLALVGHAATALFVLLACVILSFYGGGFATVPAYLRDLFGTFQVGAIHGRLLTAWSAAGIAGPLIVNGFLDAQGEPGTLTAAAYRPALFTMVGVLAVGFVANLLVRPVPERFHERTAPDPDGAVEATTAQRSGTR; this is encoded by the coding sequence ATGCTTTCCGCACTCGATCGTCGGCACACCGTCGCGCCGCCGGGGTACAGCCGTTGGCTGATTCCTCCGGCGGCGCTGGCGATCCATCTCTGCATCGGGCAGGTCTACGCGACGAGCGTGTACAAGAACTCGCTCATCGCGCACTTCGACACGAGTCAGACCGCGATCGGCGTCATCTTCAGCATCGCGATCGTGATGCTCGGGCTGTCCGCCGCCGTCGCCGGCACGTGGGTGGAGGCGAACGGACCGCGGAAGGCGATGTTCGTCTCCGCGTCCTTCTGGGCGGCCGGGTTCCTGGTCGGCGCGCTGGGCATCGCGACCCGACAACTGTGGCTGCTGTACCTGGGGTACGGGCTGCTGGGCGGCATCGGGCTGGGGATCGGCTACATCTCCCCGGTGTCCACGTTGATCAAGTGGTTCCCGGACCGGCCGGGCCTGGCCACCGGGCTGGCCATCATGGGCTTCGGTGGTGGCGCGATGGTGGCCTCCCCCCTGTCCCGGCAACTGCTGTCGTTCTACGACTCCGGCTACGACCCGGCGAACGCCGGTTCGACGGCGTCCGGCGGCGCGCTGGTGTGGCTGTTCGTGACGCTGGGCATCGGCTACTTCCTGATCATGATGTTCGGCGTGTTCAACGTACGCGTGCCGGCGCCGGACTGGCGGCCGGCGGGCTTCGACCCGGCTCGGGTGGCGGCGAAGCCGCTGGTGACCACGGCGAACGTGTCGGCGGCCAACGCGGTCAGGACCCGTTCGTTCTGGCTGCTGTGGGTGGTGCTGTTCTGCAACGTCACCGCCGGCATCGGAATCCTGGAGCAGGCGAGCCCGATGATCCAGGACTTCTTCCGCGACAACGGCGCCTCCGCGGTGTCGGTGGCGGCGGCCGGCGGCTTCGTGGGCCTGCTGTCGCTGTTCAACATGGCCGGCCGGTTCGTGTGGTCGTCCACGTCGGACGTGATCGGCCGCAAGCCGATCTACCTGCTCTACCTGGGTGTGGGCATGGTCCTGTACGCCCTGCTGGCCCTCGTGGGGCACGCGGCGACGGCACTGTTCGTGCTGCTGGCGTGCGTGATCCTGTCCTTCTACGGCGGCGGGTTCGCGACGGTGCCGGCGTACCTGCGGGACCTGTTCGGCACGTTCCAGGTCGGCGCCATCCACGGACGGCTGTTGACGGCGTGGTCGGCGGCCGGGATCGCCGGGCCGCTGATCGTCAACGGGTTCCTCGACGCCCAGGGCGAACCGGGAACGCTGACGGCGGCGGCCTACCGGCCGGCCCTGTTCACGATGGTCGGCGTGCTGGCGGTGGGGTTCGTCGCGAACCTGCTGGTCCGGCCGGTGCCCGAGCGGTTCCACGAACGGACGGCACCGGATCCCGACGGTGCGGTTGAGGCGACGACGGCGCAGAGGAGCGGTACGCGATGA
- a CDS encoding MFS transporter small subunit, giving the protein MNKIEPRGQRARLWISWLVVSLLLGYGVLQTLITAAKLFTS; this is encoded by the coding sequence ATGAACAAGATCGAACCGCGCGGACAGCGGGCCCGCCTGTGGATCTCCTGGCTGGTGGTGTCGCTGCTCCTGGGCTACGGAGTGCTCCAGACGCTGATCACAGCAGCAAAACTCTTCACCAGCTGA
- a CDS encoding SDR family oxidoreductase, translating to MEPVTVITGGSRGIGAATARRLARAGHHVAFGYRRDHDAAQAVLADIHAAGRRGLAVPADTTDADQVTALFDAAADLGDLTGLVNNAGVTSPIGPFVDLDAGDLRRVVDVNLIGYVLCAQQAARRMSAGGAIVNVSSAAATLGSPGEYVHYAAVKAATDTLTVGLAKELAPRGIRVNAVAPGIIRTDIHAVSGVPDRPDTAAGRIPLGRAGEADEVAAAIAWLLTPDASYTTGTVLRVSGGL from the coding sequence TTGGAACCGGTCACCGTCATCACCGGCGGCAGCCGCGGCATCGGCGCCGCCACCGCCCGCCGGCTCGCCCGGGCCGGCCACCACGTCGCCTTCGGCTACCGCCGGGACCACGACGCCGCCCAGGCGGTCCTCGCCGACATTCACGCCGCCGGTCGCCGCGGCCTCGCCGTGCCGGCCGACACCACCGACGCCGACCAGGTCACCGCACTGTTCGACGCCGCCGCCGACCTCGGTGACCTCACCGGCCTGGTCAACAACGCCGGCGTCACCAGCCCGATCGGCCCGTTCGTCGACCTGGATGCCGGCGACCTGCGCCGCGTCGTCGACGTCAACCTCATCGGGTACGTCCTCTGCGCCCAGCAGGCGGCCCGCCGGATGAGCGCCGGTGGGGCCATCGTCAACGTGTCGTCCGCCGCCGCCACCCTCGGCAGCCCGGGCGAGTACGTCCACTACGCCGCGGTGAAGGCCGCCACCGACACCCTCACCGTCGGTCTGGCCAAGGAACTCGCCCCTCGTGGCATCCGGGTCAACGCGGTCGCCCCCGGCATCATCCGCACGGACATCCACGCCGTCTCCGGGGTGCCCGACCGTCCCGACACCGCCGCCGGTCGTATTCCGTTGGGCCGGGCCGGGGAGGCCGACGAGGTGGCTGCCGCGATCGCCTGGCTGCTCACCCCCGACGCCTCCTACACGACCGGCACCGTCCTCCGCGTCTCCGGCGGCCTCTAA
- a CDS encoding patatin-like phospholipase family protein — MTRALVLGGGGVTGVAWEWGLLAGLAERGVALAEADLVVGTSAGSMVGAQLCSGRAPEEAYAGQLAPPHGEVAARFGLAEMAKLVWAGARRDPVRARARIGAMAIAARTPSEASRRTVIEARLPAREWPARRLLVTAVDAHSGEFVVFDAGSGVSLVDAVGASCAVPGVWPPVTIGDRRYVDGGMRSPVNADLAAGARAVVVLAPTAAAFGPMPRLAAQVAALRAEGARVAVVAPDAAAREAIGRNVLNPARRAAAARAGRDQAATVAGDIAAVWG, encoded by the coding sequence ATGACGCGGGCGTTGGTGCTGGGCGGCGGTGGGGTCACCGGGGTGGCGTGGGAGTGGGGGCTGCTCGCCGGTCTCGCGGAGCGCGGCGTGGCGCTGGCCGAGGCGGACCTGGTCGTGGGCACGTCCGCCGGGTCGATGGTGGGCGCGCAGCTCTGCTCCGGGCGGGCCCCCGAAGAGGCGTACGCCGGACAGCTCGCCCCGCCGCACGGCGAGGTGGCCGCCCGGTTCGGGCTCGCCGAGATGGCGAAGCTGGTGTGGGCCGGCGCCCGCCGGGACCCGGTTCGGGCGCGAGCGCGCATCGGCGCGATGGCGATCGCCGCGCGTACGCCCTCGGAGGCGTCGCGGCGCACGGTGATCGAGGCACGGTTGCCGGCCCGGGAGTGGCCGGCGCGGCGGCTGCTGGTCACAGCGGTGGACGCGCACTCCGGCGAGTTCGTCGTCTTCGACGCCGGCTCCGGGGTGTCGTTGGTGGACGCGGTCGGGGCCAGCTGCGCGGTGCCCGGCGTGTGGCCGCCGGTGACGATCGGCGATCGCCGGTACGTCGACGGGGGCATGCGGTCGCCGGTCAACGCGGACCTGGCCGCCGGCGCGCGGGCCGTGGTGGTGCTGGCGCCCACGGCCGCCGCGTTCGGCCCGATGCCACGGCTGGCCGCGCAGGTGGCCGCGTTGCGGGCGGAGGGGGCGCGGGTCGCGGTGGTGGCGCCGGACGCGGCGGCGCGTGAGGCGATCGGCCGCAACGTGCTCAACCCGGCGCGCCGCGCGGCCGCCGCCCGGGCGGGCCGCGACCAGGCCGCCACCGTGGCCGGCGACATCGCGGCGGTCTGGGGCTGA
- a CDS encoding peroxiredoxin, producing the protein MLDVGDVVEDFALPDQTGTVRRLSELLAAGPVVLFFYPAAMTRGCTAESCHFRDLAAEFAAVGAQRVGISRDPVARQAEFAQLHGFDYPLLSDVDGTVATAFGVRRRLPLGPLSTRRVTFVIGTDRTIIAVVQSATNMNEHADAALRVLGG; encoded by the coding sequence GTGCTGGACGTCGGGGACGTGGTGGAGGACTTCGCGCTGCCGGACCAGACGGGGACGGTGCGGCGGCTGTCGGAGCTGCTGGCGGCGGGACCCGTGGTGCTGTTCTTCTACCCGGCGGCGATGACCCGCGGTTGCACGGCGGAGAGCTGCCACTTCCGGGACCTGGCCGCGGAGTTCGCGGCCGTGGGCGCCCAGCGGGTGGGCATCAGCCGCGACCCGGTCGCGCGGCAGGCCGAGTTCGCCCAGCTGCACGGGTTCGACTACCCGCTGCTGTCGGACGTCGACGGGACGGTCGCGACGGCGTTCGGGGTACGGCGGCGGCTGCCGCTGGGCCCGCTGAGCACGCGACGGGTGACGTTCGTGATCGGCACCGACCGGACCATCATCGCCGTGGTGCAGAGCGCGACGAACATGAACGAGCACGCCGACGCGGCGCTGCGCGTCCTGGGGGGTTGA
- a CDS encoding MarR family winged helix-turn-helix transcriptional regulator, which translates to MEESAVGPQSPARLRTTPTWLLSQAAAQGHRLVADGFGALGVRGYHYRLLAALAEVGPTSQADLGRRCGIDRSDVVAALNDLVEKGLVRRDPDPGDRRRNVVTVTAAGRRDLRRLDDALDRAQDALLAPLSRRDRDQLVRLLSTLVEHHTAD; encoded by the coding sequence ATGGAGGAGTCCGCCGTCGGTCCGCAGTCACCCGCCCGCCTGCGGACGACCCCCACCTGGCTGCTCAGCCAGGCCGCCGCCCAGGGGCACCGCCTCGTCGCCGACGGATTCGGCGCCCTGGGCGTCCGGGGCTACCACTACCGGCTCCTCGCGGCGCTCGCCGAGGTCGGCCCGACCAGCCAGGCAGACCTCGGGCGACGCTGCGGCATCGACCGCAGCGACGTCGTCGCCGCGCTCAACGACCTCGTGGAGAAGGGGCTCGTGCGGCGCGACCCGGACCCGGGCGACCGGCGGCGCAACGTCGTCACCGTCACCGCCGCCGGCCGCCGTGACCTACGTCGGCTGGACGACGCCCTCGACCGGGCCCAGGACGCGTTGCTCGCCCCGCTGTCCCGCCGCGACCGCGACCAACTGGTCCGGCTGCTGTCCACCCTGGTGGAGCACCACACCGCCGACTGA
- a CDS encoding MarR family winged helix-turn-helix transcriptional regulator yields MSSSPLTGQVIGRAHYATRALLERQLTSLGLTFPQSIALNTLAAEGGVAGRTHLVARLTDGLKIDAPAAEAVLTDLTDAGLLREETGGLAFTDAGHEVRHAIADATTAISGRLYGDIPAADLAVAGRVLSLVRERADAELAKPTP; encoded by the coding sequence ATGTCGTCATCCCCGCTCACCGGTCAGGTCATCGGCCGCGCCCACTACGCCACCCGGGCGCTGCTGGAGCGCCAACTCACCTCGCTCGGTCTCACCTTCCCGCAGTCGATCGCGCTCAACACCCTCGCCGCCGAGGGTGGCGTCGCCGGGCGTACCCACCTCGTCGCCCGGCTCACCGACGGCCTGAAGATCGACGCCCCGGCCGCCGAGGCCGTCCTCACCGACCTGACCGACGCCGGCCTGCTGCGTGAGGAGACCGGCGGCCTGGCGTTCACCGACGCCGGCCACGAGGTGCGGCACGCGATCGCCGACGCGACCACCGCCATCAGCGGCCGGCTGTACGGCGACATCCCCGCCGCCGACCTGGCCGTCGCCGGACGCGTCCTCAGCCTGGTCCGCGAGCGCGCCGACGCCGAACTGGCCAAGCCCACCCCCTGA
- a CDS encoding nitronate monooxygenase, with protein sequence MSDLFGAPTPLVGAPMAGGATTPALVRAVTAGGGFGFLAAGYRTAEAVAADLADLAATGTPCGVNLFVPGPHEIDEPTFRRYAREIAAEGEPYGLDLAAAAPVHDDDHWADKIDLLVRQPVPVVSFTFGLPDPAAVTALRRAGTRVLVTVTSADEARAALDLGADGLVAQGTEAGGHSGTHSPRRPAPPVSTRPLVRDVVAATGLPVVATGGVAGPDDVRDLLAAGATAVAVGTLLLRTDESGASRTHRDALADPARTGTVLTRAFTGRPARGLRNTFIDRYEASAPLGYPELHHLTRGMRAAAAAAGHPDRLHLWAGTGYRNATTGPATTVINRLTKTL encoded by the coding sequence GTGAGTGATCTGTTCGGCGCCCCGACGCCGCTGGTGGGCGCCCCGATGGCCGGCGGCGCCACCACCCCCGCCCTGGTGCGGGCCGTCACCGCCGGCGGTGGCTTCGGCTTCCTCGCGGCCGGCTACCGCACCGCCGAGGCGGTCGCCGCCGACCTGGCCGACCTCGCCGCCACCGGCACGCCGTGCGGGGTGAACCTGTTCGTGCCCGGCCCTCACGAGATCGACGAGCCGACGTTCCGCCGGTACGCGCGGGAGATCGCCGCCGAGGGCGAGCCGTACGGCCTGGACCTCGCCGCCGCCGCGCCGGTCCACGACGACGACCACTGGGCCGACAAGATCGACCTGCTGGTGCGGCAGCCGGTGCCGGTGGTCAGCTTCACCTTCGGCCTGCCCGATCCGGCGGCCGTCACCGCGCTGCGCCGGGCCGGCACCCGGGTGCTGGTCACGGTGACCTCGGCCGACGAGGCGCGCGCCGCCCTCGACCTCGGCGCGGACGGCCTCGTCGCCCAGGGCACCGAGGCGGGCGGCCACAGCGGCACCCACAGCCCGCGCCGGCCGGCACCGCCGGTGTCCACCCGCCCGCTGGTACGCGACGTGGTCGCGGCGACGGGGCTGCCCGTGGTGGCCACCGGCGGGGTCGCCGGCCCCGACGACGTACGCGACCTGCTCGCCGCCGGCGCGACCGCGGTGGCCGTCGGCACCCTGCTGCTGCGCACGGACGAGAGCGGGGCCAGCCGGACGCACCGCGACGCGCTGGCCGACCCGGCCCGCACCGGCACCGTGCTGACCCGTGCCTTCACCGGCCGGCCCGCGCGAGGGCTGCGCAACACGTTCATCGACCGGTACGAGGCGTCGGCGCCGCTGGGCTACCCGGAGCTGCACCATCTGACCCGGGGGATGCGCGCGGCGGCCGCGGCGGCGGGACACCCGGACCGGCTGCACCTGTGGGCGGGCACCGGCTACCGGAACGCCACCACCGGCCCCGCCACCACAGTGATCAACCGCCTGACCAAAACCCTGTAA
- the cydB gene encoding cytochrome d ubiquinol oxidase subunit II, whose amino-acid sequence MDLTTIWFLLVAVLFTGYFILEGFDFGVGMLLPVLGRDDRERRVLINTIGPVWDGNEVWLITAGGAMFAAFPEWYATLFSGFYLPLLLILLALIARGVAFEYRHKRPEPSWKRRWDAAIFFGSLVPAVLWGVAFANILRGVPLNAEHEYVGGLFNLLNPYALLGGATTAALFLTHGAVFVALKTVGDIRERAGAFAVRSGVVTAVLAVAFLTWTLGIRSSTAAVVLAVGAALALLGGLAAARVRREGWAFTGTAVAIGLAVATLFAALFPNVLPSTLDAAGTLTATNAASTPYTLKIMTWVAVVFTPIVLAYQGWTYWVFRKRIGVVHIPQH is encoded by the coding sequence GTGGACCTCACGACCATCTGGTTCCTGCTCGTCGCCGTGCTCTTCACCGGCTACTTCATCCTGGAGGGCTTCGACTTCGGCGTCGGCATGCTGCTGCCCGTGCTCGGCCGCGACGACCGGGAGCGCCGCGTTCTCATCAACACCATCGGCCCGGTGTGGGACGGCAACGAGGTGTGGCTGATCACCGCCGGCGGCGCGATGTTCGCCGCCTTCCCCGAGTGGTACGCCACCCTCTTCTCCGGCTTCTACCTGCCGCTGCTGCTGATCCTGCTCGCCCTGATCGCCCGCGGGGTCGCCTTCGAGTACCGGCACAAGCGCCCCGAGCCGTCCTGGAAGCGCCGCTGGGACGCCGCGATCTTCTTCGGCTCCCTGGTGCCCGCGGTGCTGTGGGGGGTGGCGTTCGCCAACATCCTGCGCGGCGTGCCGCTCAACGCCGAACACGAGTACGTCGGCGGCCTGTTCAACCTGCTCAACCCGTACGCCCTGCTCGGCGGCGCGACCACCGCGGCGCTGTTCCTCACCCACGGCGCGGTGTTCGTCGCCCTGAAGACCGTCGGCGACATCCGCGAGCGGGCCGGCGCCTTCGCCGTGCGGTCCGGCGTGGTCACCGCCGTCCTCGCCGTCGCGTTCCTGACCTGGACGCTGGGGATCCGGTCCAGCACGGCCGCCGTCGTCCTCGCCGTCGGCGCGGCACTCGCCCTGCTCGGTGGTCTCGCCGCCGCCCGCGTACGCCGGGAGGGCTGGGCGTTCACCGGCACCGCCGTGGCGATCGGCCTGGCCGTGGCGACCCTGTTCGCCGCGCTGTTCCCCAACGTGCTGCCCTCCACGCTGGACGCGGCCGGCACGCTGACCGCCACCAACGCGGCCTCCACCCCGTACACCCTGAAGATCATGACCTGGGTGGCGGTGGTGTTCACCCCGATCGTGCTCGCCTACCAGGGCTGGACGTACTGGGTGTTCCGCAAGCGGATCGGCGTGGTCCACATCCCGCAGCACTGA
- a CDS encoding cytochrome ubiquinol oxidase subunit I, producing MDALDVARWQFGVTTVYHFLFVPLTIGLSVLVAILQTLWHRTGNERYLKLTKFYGKLFLINFAMGVVTGIVQEFQFGMNWSDYSRFVGDIFGAPLAIEALVAFFLESTFIGLWIFGWDRLPKRLHLAAIWAAAIGTNMSAYFILAANSFMQNPVGYRVNPDTGRAELTDFVAVLTNKVALITFPHTIAGAFLVAGSLLVAVAMWHLIRNRDSADTPTYRFAAKFGSWVTLIAAAGVVITGDIQGKIMTQVQPMKMAAAEGLYNTESPASFSVLTVGSLDGSRELFAIKIPYLLSYLGTGDPRGTVHGIDDLQAQYASQYGPGNYAPIIPVTYWSFRFMIAFGLAAAAIALLVLWTHRKGRAPQSRWLLRAGLVMPVLPLVANSFGWIFTEMGRQPWIVFGEMLTRNGVSRSVSLTEVLTSFTAFTLIYATLAVIEFKLLVRYAKAGVPDLTPQPEIDDSHDDAERPLAFAY from the coding sequence GTGGACGCGTTGGACGTCGCCCGCTGGCAGTTCGGTGTCACCACCGTCTACCACTTCCTCTTCGTGCCGTTGACCATCGGCCTGTCCGTGCTGGTGGCCATCCTGCAGACCCTGTGGCACCGCACCGGCAACGAGCGCTACCTCAAGCTCACCAAGTTCTACGGCAAGCTGTTCCTCATCAACTTCGCCATGGGCGTGGTCACCGGCATCGTGCAGGAGTTCCAGTTCGGCATGAACTGGAGCGACTACTCCCGCTTCGTGGGCGACATCTTCGGCGCACCCCTCGCGATCGAGGCGCTGGTCGCGTTCTTCCTCGAATCCACCTTCATCGGGCTGTGGATCTTCGGCTGGGACCGGCTGCCCAAGCGGCTGCACCTGGCCGCGATCTGGGCCGCCGCCATCGGCACCAACATGTCCGCGTACTTCATCCTGGCCGCGAACTCGTTCATGCAGAACCCGGTCGGCTACCGCGTCAACCCCGACACCGGACGGGCCGAGCTGACCGACTTCGTCGCGGTGCTCACCAACAAGGTCGCCCTCATCACCTTCCCGCACACCATCGCGGGCGCGTTCCTGGTCGCCGGCTCGCTGCTGGTCGCCGTCGCGATGTGGCACCTGATCCGCAACCGCGACTCGGCCGACACCCCCACCTACCGGTTCGCCGCCAAGTTCGGCTCCTGGGTCACCCTGATCGCCGCCGCGGGCGTCGTCATCACCGGCGACATCCAAGGCAAGATCATGACCCAGGTGCAGCCGATGAAGATGGCCGCCGCCGAGGGCCTCTACAACACCGAGAGCCCCGCCTCGTTCTCCGTCCTCACCGTCGGCAGCCTCGACGGCAGCCGCGAACTGTTCGCCATCAAGATCCCGTACCTGCTGTCGTACCTCGGTACCGGCGACCCGCGCGGCACCGTGCACGGCATCGACGACCTGCAGGCCCAGTACGCCAGCCAGTACGGCCCGGGCAACTACGCCCCGATCATCCCGGTCACCTACTGGAGCTTCCGCTTCATGATCGCCTTCGGGCTGGCCGCCGCGGCGATCGCCCTGCTGGTGCTCTGGACCCACCGCAAGGGCCGCGCCCCGCAGAGCAGGTGGCTGCTGCGCGCCGGCCTGGTCATGCCCGTGCTGCCGCTGGTCGCGAACTCCTTCGGCTGGATCTTCACCGAGATGGGCCGCCAGCCCTGGATCGTCTTCGGGGAGATGCTCACCCGCAACGGCGTCTCCCGCAGCGTGTCGCTGACCGAGGTGCTCACCTCGTTCACCGCGTTCACCCTGATCTACGCGACCCTCGCCGTGATCGAGTTCAAGCTGCTGGTCCGCTACGCCAAGGCCGGCGTACCCGACCTGACACCGCAACCCGAGATCGACGACAGCCACGACGACGCCGAGCGCCCGCTCGCCTTCGCCTACTGA
- a CDS encoding lysophospholipid acyltransferase family protein produces MDTAHVTWQPPAIWRTAQLLARGVVGAVARLEVTGQVPEELRRGPLVLAANHISPFDPVVLTAACRVRGVAPRIMATAGLFRAPLVGAAMRRAGHIRVDRGTAAVGRALDDAATAVAAGSVVLVYPEGRIGLDPGMWPERGKTGAARLALACGAPVIPVAQWGSHEVVPYRAPKGLLRGLARSVVRRPVIRVHFGEPVDLGGLAPDTPGSARRATDRIIDAITDALVPLRPDEPDRPRHVDPGRPADSSRSHRRRPT; encoded by the coding sequence ATGGACACCGCCCACGTCACCTGGCAGCCGCCCGCGATCTGGCGTACCGCCCAACTGCTCGCGCGCGGCGTCGTCGGCGCCGTCGCCCGGCTCGAGGTCACCGGCCAGGTCCCGGAGGAGCTGCGCCGAGGCCCGCTGGTCCTCGCCGCCAACCACATCAGCCCGTTCGACCCGGTGGTGCTCACCGCCGCGTGCCGGGTCCGCGGCGTCGCCCCCCGGATCATGGCCACCGCGGGGCTGTTCCGCGCCCCGCTGGTCGGGGCCGCGATGCGCCGGGCCGGGCACATCCGCGTCGACCGGGGCACCGCCGCGGTCGGCCGGGCCCTCGACGACGCCGCGACGGCCGTCGCCGCCGGCTCGGTGGTGCTGGTCTATCCGGAGGGCCGCATCGGCCTCGACCCCGGCATGTGGCCCGAGCGCGGCAAGACCGGCGCGGCCCGGCTCGCCCTCGCCTGCGGCGCTCCGGTGATCCCGGTCGCGCAGTGGGGCTCCCACGAGGTGGTGCCGTACCGGGCGCCGAAGGGGTTGCTGCGCGGGCTCGCCCGCTCGGTGGTGCGCCGGCCGGTGATCCGGGTGCACTTCGGCGAACCCGTCGACCTCGGCGGACTGGCCCCGGACACGCCGGGCTCGGCCCGCCGGGCCACCGACCGCATCATCGACGCGATCACCGACGCGCTGGTGCCGCTGCGTCCCGACGAGCCCGACCGGCCCCGGCACGTCGATCCGGGCCGCCCGGCCGACAGCAGCCGGTCCCACCGCCGTCGCCCGACCTGA
- a CDS encoding TetR/AcrR family transcriptional regulator, whose protein sequence is MTEVGHDDPKRAAVLAAAEGVFGRYGFQKTSMEAVAKAAGISRPGLYLIFPNKEQLYRATMQGVMERAQLAMEARFADETLSFPERLVAALDALMGFYVETQVARDLAELLENSGPQLGPMFGDYQERARATITDRIGALAPPALLDRQSAHDIMDLLFSAGLTWKSTARDRDEFRDRVRRAVSLIFPDTA, encoded by the coding sequence ATGACTGAGGTGGGGCACGACGACCCGAAGCGCGCCGCGGTCCTCGCGGCCGCGGAGGGCGTGTTCGGTCGCTACGGATTCCAGAAGACCTCGATGGAGGCCGTCGCCAAGGCCGCCGGGATCTCCCGGCCGGGGCTGTATCTGATCTTCCCGAACAAGGAGCAGCTCTACCGCGCCACGATGCAGGGCGTCATGGAGCGTGCCCAGCTCGCCATGGAGGCCCGCTTCGCCGACGAGACGCTGAGCTTCCCCGAGCGCCTGGTCGCCGCCCTCGACGCGCTCATGGGTTTCTACGTCGAGACCCAGGTGGCACGCGACCTGGCCGAACTGCTGGAGAACAGCGGCCCGCAGCTCGGCCCGATGTTCGGCGACTACCAGGAACGCGCCCGGGCCACCATCACCGACCGGATCGGGGCCCTGGCCCCGCCCGCCCTGCTCGATCGGCAGAGCGCCCACGACATCATGGACCTGCTCTTCTCCGCCGGGCTGACCTGGAAGTCGACCGCGCGCGACCGCGACGAGTTCCGCGACCGGGTCCGGCGCGCGGTGTCCCTCATCTTCCCCGACACGGCCTGA
- a CDS encoding SDR family NAD(P)-dependent oxidoreductase: MSRIVTPFTARSTAAEVVADVDLTGRRAVVTGGASGIGLETARALADAGAAVTLAVRDTDAGEQAATGIRADHPDANVRVARLDLADLASVDAFTAGWTGPLHILVANAGIMALPQLTRTAEGWERQFAVNHLGHAALTLGLHHALAAAGDARVVVVSSSAHLMSPVVFDDIHFTARPYEAWSAYGQSKTASILFTVALAKRWAADGITANALHPGGIMTNLQRHLDEGQLRFVGALDEQGNRLEVPPGWKTPQQGAATSVLLAASPELTGVTGRYFEDCAEAAVVTGPNDAMSGVAPFALDPEAAERLWDETRRLLGR; the protein is encoded by the coding sequence ATGTCACGAATTGTCACACCCTTCACCGCTCGGTCGACCGCCGCCGAGGTGGTCGCCGACGTCGACCTGACCGGCCGACGTGCCGTCGTCACCGGCGGCGCCTCCGGGATCGGCCTGGAGACCGCTCGGGCGCTCGCCGACGCCGGCGCCGCGGTCACCCTCGCCGTACGCGACACCGACGCCGGCGAGCAGGCCGCCACCGGGATCCGCGCCGACCACCCGGACGCGAACGTGCGGGTCGCCCGGCTCGACCTGGCCGACCTGGCCAGCGTCGACGCGTTCACCGCCGGCTGGACCGGGCCGCTGCACATCCTGGTGGCCAACGCCGGAATCATGGCCCTGCCGCAGCTGACCCGCACCGCCGAGGGCTGGGAGCGGCAGTTCGCCGTCAACCACCTGGGTCACGCCGCGCTGACCCTCGGCCTGCACCACGCCCTCGCCGCCGCCGGCGACGCGCGCGTCGTGGTGGTCAGCTCCTCGGCCCACCTGATGTCGCCGGTCGTCTTCGACGACATCCACTTCACCGCGCGCCCGTACGAGGCGTGGTCGGCGTACGGGCAGTCGAAGACCGCGAGCATCCTGTTCACGGTCGCCCTGGCGAAGCGGTGGGCGGCCGACGGCATCACCGCCAACGCGCTGCACCCCGGCGGCATCATGACCAACCTCCAGCGTCACCTCGACGAGGGGCAACTGCGGTTCGTCGGTGCCCTCGACGAGCAGGGCAACCGGCTGGAGGTCCCGCCGGGCTGGAAGACGCCGCAGCAGGGCGCCGCCACGTCGGTCCTGCTCGCCGCGTCCCCGGAGCTGACCGGCGTGACCGGGCGCTACTTCGAGGACTGCGCCGAGGCCGCCGTGGTGACCGGACCGAACGACGCCATGAGCGGGGTGGCGCCGTTCGCCCTGGACCCGGAGGCGGCCGAGCGCCTCTGGGACGAGACTCGGCGGCTGCTGGGCCGCTGA